In a genomic window of Bacillota bacterium:
- a CDS encoding AAA family ATPase, which produces MAIKKLTQDELRARCHSCGLQFETTRDVPPLTGFIGQQRAERALEFGLAMDRPGYNIYVSGIPGLGKNSLIQTMVGKVAAQRPVPQDWCYVYNFDKPDQPLALSFPPGGGAEFAERVDRLIERLQEQINQTLESEEYARRKAELLEQYSKGSQQLLLDLEGFAQERGFILRRTNTGLSAVPVVDGQPVDSEEMPKLDDDLRRKLEERHKELQEHIADVIRRVRALEKEAKGEVRKLEASVVTELATPAFEEIIGEYTDNPRVQDYLRSMQRDLVANFHDLLMDEEQSGLPLPWLRRMGRTDSLAKYEVNLFVDNRDLSGAPVVFEPNPNYSNLLGKQEYRNEMGVFVTDFRMLKPGALHKANGGYLIIPAQALLSNYYAWEAIKRVLRSGAVTIEGLNEQLGLTPMASLKPDPIPVQVKLILVGNPELYYLLENYDEDFAKLFKVKADFDTETERTEDNVQKLVSLIATVCRKEGVKDFTKEAVAEVVEYSSRLAEHQRKLSTEFNRILEIVYEADAWARADGSPWVQREHVKKAIGEKRYRVSLYEEKILEAIGEGSILIDTTGEKVGQVNGLAVIDLGDHLFGKPCRITAETFVGEEGVINIEREARLDGRIHNKGILILSGYLAGKYAKEYPLSLSATLCFEQSYSGVDGDSASSAELYALLSSIAGVPVKQGLAVTGSINQKGEVQPVGAINEKIEGFFAVCKLQGLTGDQGVIIPRRNVENLMLSHEVVEAVAQGQFHIYAVDHVDDGIELITGLPAGQLRPDGTYEEGTIHYLVQQRLKRMAKNLANLQESGDTEGMEARSCPES; this is translated from the coding sequence TTGGCGATCAAAAAGTTGACGCAAGACGAACTGCGGGCCCGGTGTCATTCCTGTGGGCTCCAATTTGAAACTACTCGGGATGTACCCCCTTTGACGGGTTTCATCGGTCAACAGCGGGCGGAACGAGCCTTGGAATTCGGACTCGCTATGGACCGACCGGGATACAACATTTATGTATCCGGTATTCCTGGCCTGGGGAAAAACAGCTTAATCCAGACCATGGTGGGGAAGGTAGCGGCCCAAAGACCCGTTCCCCAGGACTGGTGCTATGTGTACAATTTCGACAAGCCCGATCAACCTCTGGCTTTGAGTTTTCCTCCAGGGGGTGGGGCGGAATTTGCCGAACGGGTGGATCGATTAATCGAGAGACTCCAAGAGCAAATCAACCAGACCTTGGAAAGTGAGGAATATGCTCGCCGGAAGGCGGAGCTTTTGGAGCAGTATTCCAAGGGGAGCCAGCAATTACTCTTGGATCTGGAAGGCTTTGCCCAGGAACGCGGCTTTATACTAAGAAGGACTAACACAGGGCTTTCAGCCGTTCCAGTGGTGGATGGTCAACCAGTGGATTCCGAGGAAATGCCCAAACTGGACGACGATCTGCGTCGCAAGTTGGAAGAACGCCACAAGGAACTACAGGAGCATATCGCAGATGTTATTCGCCGGGTTCGGGCCCTGGAGAAGGAAGCCAAGGGCGAGGTACGTAAACTGGAGGCGTCGGTGGTGACGGAACTGGCCACTCCAGCATTTGAGGAAATTATAGGCGAATACACTGACAATCCGCGGGTACAGGATTACTTGCGGTCTATGCAAAGGGACCTCGTCGCTAATTTCCACGACTTGCTGATGGACGAAGAACAAAGCGGGTTGCCCCTCCCGTGGTTGCGCCGGATGGGGCGTACCGATTCCCTGGCCAAATATGAAGTGAATCTGTTTGTAGATAATAGGGATTTATCCGGTGCGCCGGTGGTCTTTGAGCCGAATCCCAATTATTCGAACCTCTTAGGCAAACAAGAATATCGAAACGAGATGGGGGTTTTTGTTACCGACTTTCGTATGCTCAAGCCCGGTGCTCTGCACAAGGCGAACGGTGGGTACTTAATTATCCCCGCCCAAGCCTTGCTTAGCAATTACTACGCGTGGGAAGCAATTAAACGGGTTTTGCGGAGCGGAGCGGTGACCATTGAAGGGTTGAACGAACAACTGGGTCTTACCCCCATGGCCTCGCTAAAACCTGATCCCATCCCTGTGCAAGTGAAGTTAATCTTGGTGGGCAACCCAGAGCTATATTATCTTTTGGAGAACTACGATGAGGATTTTGCCAAGCTCTTCAAGGTGAAGGCGGATTTCGATACGGAAACGGAACGTACTGAAGACAATGTGCAAAAGCTGGTGTCCCTAATTGCCACCGTCTGTCGCAAAGAGGGAGTGAAGGATTTTACCAAGGAAGCGGTGGCCGAAGTAGTGGAATACAGTTCCAGGTTAGCGGAACACCAACGGAAATTGAGCACCGAGTTCAACCGCATCCTGGAGATTGTCTATGAGGCCGATGCTTGGGCCCGTGCCGATGGCAGCCCGTGGGTGCAAAGGGAGCATGTAAAGAAGGCGATCGGGGAAAAACGTTATCGGGTCAGTCTGTATGAAGAGAAGATTCTGGAGGCCATCGGAGAAGGCAGTATCCTTATTGACACCACCGGTGAAAAGGTCGGCCAAGTTAATGGCTTAGCGGTGATTGACCTGGGGGATCACCTCTTTGGTAAGCCTTGTCGCATTACCGCGGAGACTTTCGTAGGTGAGGAAGGTGTCATTAATATCGAAAGGGAAGCCCGGTTGGATGGGCGGATTCACAACAAGGGTATCTTGATCCTTAGTGGATACTTGGCAGGAAAGTATGCCAAGGAGTATCCACTTTCCCTTTCTGCAACCTTGTGCTTTGAGCAAAGTTACAGCGGTGTTGATGGGGACAGCGCTTCCAGTGCTGAGCTTTATGCTTTGCTTTCCAGCATTGCTGGGGTGCCTGTCAAGCAGGGCCTGGCGGTGACCGGTTCCATAAATCAAAAGGGTGAAGTGCAGCCGGTGGGGGCCATAAATGAAAAGATCGAGGGATTCTTTGCTGTTTGCAAGTTGCAGGGGCTCACCGGGGATCAGGGAGTGATCATTCCCCGGCGGAATGTGGAAAATTTGATGTTAAGCCACGAGGTGGTGGAGGCAGTGGCCCAGGGGCAGTTCCATATTTATGCAGTGGATCACGTCGACGACGGTATCGAACTGATAACGGGTCTGCCTGCGGGCCAGTTGCGACCCGATGGCACTTACGAAGAAGGTACCATCCATTATTTGGTGCAACAGCGGTTGAAACGAATGGCGAAAAACTTGGCCAATCTGCAGGAAAGTGGGGACACCGAGGGAATGGAGGCGCGATCATGTCCCGAATCATAG
- a CDS encoding ParA family protein has product MSRIIAVSNQKGGVGKTTSTLNIGAALSELGKKVLFVDLDPQGGLTVSCGFEPDSLPKTVYNAMMRGLDAKEVMLATKFGPDLLPANIDLSLAEMDLIGTVSRERRLGIVLKEVRDEYDFILIDCQPTLGLLTLNALAVADEMLIPVACEYLALRGVKALLKMYGKVRLQLNSKLRIVGILPTMYDERTKHSKEVLEEIKATFNGKIPVFDIVIKRTIRFAEAAQAGESIMTYAKGVDGASAYRKLAELLASQA; this is encoded by the coding sequence ATGTCCCGAATCATAGCCGTATCCAACCAGAAGGGCGGAGTGGGTAAAACTACATCGACTTTGAATATCGGTGCGGCCCTTTCGGAGCTGGGAAAGAAGGTACTTTTTGTGGACCTCGATCCCCAGGGAGGCCTGACGGTTTCCTGTGGGTTTGAACCGGATTCCCTGCCCAAGACTGTCTACAATGCGATGATGCGCGGCCTTGATGCCAAGGAAGTGATGTTGGCTACGAAATTTGGACCAGATCTACTTCCGGCTAACATAGATCTATCCTTGGCCGAGATGGATCTCATCGGTACAGTCTCCAGGGAAAGACGCCTGGGGATTGTCCTGAAGGAGGTGCGGGATGAATATGATTTCATCCTCATCGACTGCCAGCCTACCCTGGGGCTTTTGACCTTGAATGCCCTGGCGGTGGCCGATGAGATGCTGATCCCTGTGGCCTGTGAGTATTTGGCCCTCCGGGGAGTGAAGGCCCTGTTGAAAATGTACGGAAAGGTGCGCTTGCAGTTGAACAGTAAGTTGAGGATCGTGGGAATCTTGCCCACGATGTATGATGAACGCACCAAACACTCCAAGGAGGTCCTGGAAGAGATTAAGGCCACCTTTAACGGAAAGATCCCGGTCTTCGACATAGTCATAAAACGGACGATTCGCTTTGCGGAGGCGGCCCAGGCTGGTGAGTCCATTATGACCTATGCCAAGGGAGTCGATGGCGCCTCGGCTTACCGGAAGCTAGCTGAACTCTTGGCCAGTCAGGCCTAA
- the cysE gene encoding serine O-acetyltransferase, whose translation MFDTIKADIKAVFERDPAARNLLEVLLCYPGVHAIFWHRIAHFLYKRRLFLLARIISQLTRFFTGIEIHPGAVIGKGFFIDHGMGVVIGETTEIGDNVTLYQGVTLGGTGKEKGKRHPTIGNNVMISAGAKVLGSFKVGDNAKIGAGAVVLKEVPPNSTVVGVPGRVVVQDGRRVNEIDLDHHNLPDPVEKMFRCMQRRMDSLEEKIKELEKAQSSPKEDAVQKG comes from the coding sequence ATGTTTGATACAATTAAAGCTGATATCAAGGCGGTATTTGAAAGGGATCCGGCGGCAAGGAATCTGTTAGAAGTTCTGCTTTGCTACCCAGGGGTCCATGCCATCTTCTGGCACCGGATTGCTCATTTTTTATACAAAAGACGGCTATTCCTACTGGCCCGCATCATTTCCCAGCTCACCCGTTTCTTCACCGGAATTGAGATCCATCCCGGCGCAGTTATCGGCAAGGGATTTTTTATTGATCACGGGATGGGTGTGGTGATTGGTGAAACCACCGAGATCGGTGACAATGTGACCTTGTACCAGGGGGTGACCCTTGGCGGTACGGGGAAGGAGAAAGGCAAACGACATCCCACCATTGGCAACAACGTGATGATTTCTGCAGGGGCCAAGGTGCTCGGCTCCTTCAAGGTGGGGGATAACGCGAAGATTGGCGCCGGGGCAGTGGTGCTCAAGGAGGTGCCTCCCAACAGCACTGTTGTCGGGGTTCCCGGCAGGGTGGTTGTCCAGGACGGGCGGCGCGTGAATGAAATCGACTTGGACCACCACAATCTACCGGACCCAGTAGAAAAGATGTTCCGCTGTATGCAACGGCGCATGGATAGTCTTGAGGAAAAAATCAAAGAATTAGAAAAAGCGCAAAGCAGCCCGAAGGAAGATGCTGTGCAGAAGGGATGA
- a CDS encoding cysteine--tRNA ligase — protein MGLRVYNTLTGNKEEFVPREEGRVSIYVCGVTPYDETHIGHARPSVIWDVIRKYLKSKGYAVTYVQNFTDVDDKIIARAQQLGITTEELSSKYIQEYLDAMEALKVAPADYHPRVSQHISHIITMVEDLIAQGVAYVADGDVYFHVPAFEGYGKLSKQQVDELESGVRIDVSENKRNPLDFALWKKSKPNEPSWDSPWGPGRPGWHIECSAMAMHYLGAGFDFHGGGMDLVFPHHENEIAQSEALTGCAFARYWLHNGLITVNDEKMSKSLGNFLTVSDLLAKYPSELLRFYILSTHYRSPLEFNEQKMQEAKRGWRRLQDTYKRLKEQYGQAAPAEPLAWAMEAFTEAMDDDFNTARAVAVCFDVVRYANRPDCTEGAEAYAFLKQVAQGILGVISEEAQAAVDTGLTAEVIDLLLTVREKLREERNWALADLIRDRLTELGIVVEDTKEGPRWKVN, from the coding sequence ATGGGCTTGCGGGTTTATAATACACTGACAGGGAACAAGGAGGAGTTTGTGCCTCGGGAGGAGGGGCGCGTTAGTATTTATGTCTGTGGCGTAACGCCCTATGACGAAACACACATAGGACATGCCCGTCCCAGTGTGATTTGGGATGTGATTCGTAAATACCTGAAGAGTAAGGGCTACGCAGTCACTTACGTACAAAACTTTACCGACGTGGATGACAAGATCATTGCCCGGGCCCAGCAACTGGGTATAACTACCGAGGAGCTTTCCAGCAAGTACATTCAAGAGTACTTGGATGCGATGGAGGCGCTGAAGGTGGCACCGGCGGATTATCATCCCCGGGTAAGCCAGCACATCTCTCATATCATTACGATGGTGGAAGATCTTATTGCCCAGGGCGTGGCCTATGTAGCCGACGGCGATGTCTATTTCCATGTACCAGCCTTTGAAGGGTACGGGAAACTGTCTAAACAACAGGTTGATGAGTTGGAAAGCGGTGTCCGCATCGATGTGAGTGAAAACAAGCGGAACCCCCTGGACTTTGCGCTCTGGAAGAAATCCAAACCCAATGAACCCAGTTGGGACAGTCCCTGGGGGCCGGGTCGACCCGGGTGGCATATCGAATGTTCTGCGATGGCCATGCATTATCTAGGGGCAGGCTTCGATTTCCACGGTGGGGGTATGGACCTGGTCTTTCCCCACCATGAAAACGAGATTGCCCAATCCGAGGCCTTGACCGGTTGTGCCTTTGCCAGGTACTGGTTGCACAATGGACTGATCACCGTGAACGACGAGAAAATGTCTAAGTCCTTGGGGAATTTCTTAACGGTCTCAGACTTGTTGGCTAAGTACCCCAGCGAACTTCTTCGGTTTTACATTCTGTCCACCCATTATCGGAGCCCCTTGGAGTTTAATGAGCAGAAAATGCAGGAGGCCAAACGGGGTTGGCGGCGATTGCAGGATACCTATAAACGCTTGAAGGAACAATACGGCCAAGCTGCTCCAGCCGAACCGCTGGCTTGGGCCATGGAGGCTTTCACAGAGGCCATGGACGACGATTTTAACACCGCTCGGGCAGTGGCCGTATGTTTTGACGTGGTGCGCTACGCCAACCGCCCGGACTGCACCGAAGGGGCGGAGGCCTATGCTTTCCTGAAACAGGTGGCCCAAGGGATCCTCGGGGTGATCTCCGAAGAGGCCCAGGCGGCTGTGGATACCGGTTTGACCGCGGAGGTTATTGATCTCCTTCTGACGGTGCGGGAGAAGTTGCGGGAAGAGAGAAACTGGGCGTTGGCGGACCTGATTCGGGATCGGCTTACGGAGCTGGGCATCGTAGTGGAAGATACGAAAGAGGGTCCTCGATGGAAGGTGAACTGA